The nucleotide window GAACTGATCGGTGCCCGCCACGCCGACCGGCGCGTTCAGCACCACGACTTCCTGACCATGCTCGGCGATGAACTTGCTGGTCTTCTCGCAGCAGTATTCCTGGAACACGAAGGTCGCCTTCGCGTTCAATGCGCGCTCCACCTCCTCCTTGGTCGTGCCGCCTTCGTACATGCGGAACTCGCCGTCGGTCGGCGTATTCCACGTTTCGGACGGATCGCAGATGATGTTCACCTGCACGCCGAACAGATCGAAGATGCGGCGGATTTCCTTCATGTTGCCGACCACGTAGCCGTCGAACCCGCCGATGAAGTTCACGCTCTCATCGGCCACCCGTTCGAGCGGCGCGGCCGTGCCGGCCTTGCCGTCCCAGAAGTGCTTGAGGATCCCGAGAAGCGCGTTGTCGTAGCCGGTGACATGGCTGCCCACGAAGGCCGGCGTGTGCGCGAACGGCACATCGTAGTCTTCCGGCACGCTGCCCTTCTGCTTGCTGTTCTTGATGAACGCGTCGAGGTCGTCGCCGATCACTTCCGCCATGCAGGTCGTCGAGACCGCGATCATCTCGGGCTTGTACAGGTTGTACGCGTTGGCGAGACCGTCGATCATGTTGTTCATGCCGCCGAACACCGCTGCGTCCTCGGTCATCGACGAACTGACGCACGAGGTCGGCTCCTTGAAGTGACGCGAAAAGTGCGAGCGGTAATAGGCGACGCAGCCCTGCGAGCCATGCACGAAACTCAGCGTCTTGTGAAAGCCGTTGGCGACGTACACCGCGCCGAGCGGCTGGCAAGCCTTGGCCGGGTTGACGGTCAGCGAGTCGCGTGCGAAGTTCTTCTGTTTGTAGTCCTCGGTCTTGGTCCATTCGACGATCTGACTGACCTGCGCGTCCGGATGGTTGAATTCGAAGTTTTCCTTTTTCGTGCGGAAAATTTCCTGGTACTCGGGCTCACGGAACAGCAGTTCGTGGTCGAGAATCTTGTCTGCGGATTGGGGCATGGGATGCTCCTGATATTCAGTTCGATGGCTTCAATGGCCTGCCGGCCATCGGGGCTTAGGAGGTTTTCTTCCAGGGTGCCCTGGCGAGCCCCCAAACCGGGCTGGAAATGGCCATGTCCATGTCGCGCGCGAAAATGGCGTAGCCGTCGTAGCCGTGGTACGGGCCGGAATAATCCCAGCTGTGCATCTGGCGAAATGGCACGCCCATCTTCTGGAATACGTACTTTTCCTTGATGCCGGAGCCGACCAGGTCGGGCTGGATCTGTTCGACGAACTTCTCGAACTCGTAGCCGGTCACGTCGTCGTAAATCAGCGTGCCGTCCTTCACGTAGTGCGTGGTGCGCTGATAGTCGTCGTTGTGGCCGAACTCGTAGCCCGTGCCCACCACGTTCATGCCGAGGTCTTCATAAGCACCGATCACGTGGCGCGGACGCAGCCCGCCGACGAACAGCATTACCGTCTTGTCCTGCAGACGCGGCCTGAACTTCGCGTTCACCGCGTCCACGAGCGGACGATACTTCGCGATCACCTTCTCCGCATTGGCCTTGATCGTGTCGTCGAAATGGCTGGCGATTTCGCGCAGGCTCTTCTCGATCATCGTC belongs to Paraburkholderia aromaticivorans and includes:
- the nifK gene encoding nitrogenase molybdenum-iron protein subunit beta, giving the protein MPQSADKILDHELLFREPEYQEIFRTKKENFEFNHPDAQVSQIVEWTKTEDYKQKNFARDSLTVNPAKACQPLGAVYVANGFHKTLSFVHGSQGCVAYYRSHFSRHFKEPTSCVSSSMTEDAAVFGGMNNMIDGLANAYNLYKPEMIAVSTTCMAEVIGDDLDAFIKNSKQKGSVPEDYDVPFAHTPAFVGSHVTGYDNALLGILKHFWDGKAGTAAPLERVADESVNFIGGFDGYVVGNMKEIRRIFDLFGVQVNIICDPSETWNTPTDGEFRMYEGGTTKEEVERALNAKATFVFQEYCCEKTSKFIAEHGQEVVVLNAPVGVAGTDQFLMEISRVTGKPIPAQLEKERGQLVDAMADSQAHLHGKRFALYGDPDQMLGYTQFLLELGAEPAHVLATNGGETWAAKVQALFDASPYGAGCKVYPKRDLWHMRSLLFTEPVDFLIGNTYGKYLERDTKTPLIRMVFPIFDRHHYHRFPTWGYEGALRVLVTLLDEFFEALDANTIVAAKTDYSYDIIR